The proteins below are encoded in one region of Micromonospora pisi:
- a CDS encoding RICIN domain-containing protein: MATSDEQHRAPGGTVYGSSGGAAPGSSGGAVYGGGPPPPRPGRDRLMTGAYAIGAAGLLTGLLFATGALRGDGGTDVDRAAQLPAPVASVDATTASPGGGAAGSTDPAPPPSPTPVEVPARMFHSVASSFCLAMTAGNDPSGAEVRQVVCTDEPNQRWRPTPVVGDQVTLVNVATGGCLEVTGASRDDGARVGPAVCDGSVEQRWRLAAADGGQISLVNLNSGRCLDVPTQTLDVPETGLQQWGCQGGSNQRWTDQPG, translated from the coding sequence ATGGCAACCTCGGACGAGCAACACCGGGCGCCGGGCGGGACCGTCTACGGTTCGTCCGGCGGCGCCGCGCCCGGCTCGTCCGGCGGCGCCGTGTACGGCGGCGGCCCGCCACCACCCCGACCCGGCCGCGACCGGCTGATGACGGGCGCGTACGCGATCGGCGCCGCCGGGCTCCTCACCGGCCTGCTCTTCGCCACCGGCGCCCTGCGTGGCGACGGCGGGACCGACGTCGACCGGGCCGCGCAACTGCCCGCCCCGGTCGCCTCGGTTGACGCCACGACGGCCAGCCCGGGCGGTGGCGCCGCCGGCAGCACCGATCCGGCGCCGCCACCGAGCCCCACGCCGGTGGAGGTCCCGGCCCGCATGTTCCACTCCGTCGCATCGTCGTTCTGCCTCGCGATGACCGCCGGAAACGACCCGAGCGGGGCCGAGGTACGGCAGGTGGTCTGCACCGACGAACCGAACCAGCGGTGGCGACCCACGCCCGTCGTCGGCGACCAGGTCACCCTGGTGAACGTCGCCACCGGTGGGTGCCTGGAGGTGACCGGCGCCAGCCGCGACGACGGCGCCCGGGTCGGCCCGGCGGTCTGCGACGGCAGCGTGGAACAACGCTGGCGGCTCGCCGCCGCCGACGGCGGGCAGATCTCGCTGGTCAACCTCAACAGCGGCCGGTGCCTGGACGTACCGACCCAGACGCTCGATGTCCCCGAGACCGGCCTCCAGCAGTGGGGCTGCCAGGGCGGCAGCAACCAGCGGTGGACGGACCAACCCGGCTGA
- a CDS encoding cupin domain-containing protein has translation MTYPEPVYRGADGEVSARYRPAGQAPDFTYSNGNSVHYLATGASTNGLFGLYRWEMGPEPSGPAPHFHRSISESFFILTGSVRIYDGKRWIDTAPGDWVHVPEGGLHGFRNESGAPASMLLHFSPGAPREAYFEELPAMADASEEERAEFFLRHDNFWR, from the coding sequence ATGACCTATCCGGAGCCGGTGTACCGGGGGGCCGACGGAGAGGTCAGCGCCCGCTACCGCCCCGCCGGCCAGGCGCCCGATTTCACCTATTCCAACGGCAACAGCGTGCACTACCTCGCCACCGGCGCGTCGACCAACGGCCTGTTCGGGCTCTACCGGTGGGAGATGGGTCCAGAGCCGAGCGGACCGGCACCGCACTTCCACCGATCGATCTCCGAGTCGTTCTTCATCCTCACCGGATCGGTACGCATCTACGACGGCAAGCGCTGGATCGACACCGCGCCCGGCGACTGGGTGCACGTACCCGAGGGCGGACTGCACGGATTCCGCAACGAGTCCGGTGCCCCGGCCTCGATGCTGCTGCACTTCTCGCCCGGCGCACCCCGGGAGGCGTACTTCGAGGAGCTGCCGGCGATGGCCGACGCCAGCGAGGAGGAACGAGCCGAGTTCTTCCTCCGCCACGACAACTTCTGGCGCTGA
- a CDS encoding MFS transporter produces the protein MALRPLVRSVEVPETSDVKSPRLFHPAWAVAAVAFVALVGAAGFRATPSVMLHPLHEEFGWPLATISTAVSVNLILYGLTAPFAAALMERFGIRRVVVAALLLVSAGSGLTVFMTARWELIATWGVLVGLGTGSMALAFVATVTGRWFVKRRGLVTGVLTAGGAAGQLVFLPVLANLVQAYDWRVAALVVAGAALLVVPLVVIFLREHPADLGLPMYGGTEVVRPEPATGGPNAAARALSGLRMASRTRAFWLLAGGFAICGATTNGLVGTHFIPAAHDHGVAETTAAGLLALVGLFDIVGTIASGWLTDRVDSRLLLGAYYALRGLSLLVLPSLFADATGPTMLVFIIFYGLDWVATVPPTVVLCRQYFGDRGAVVFGWVFASHQVGAAIAAAGAGLIRDRLGEYNLAWYVAGGLAIGAAALSLMLKRREPEPVPVEPEPVVSAAPRAWRLRPSDS, from the coding sequence ATGGCTCTCCGGCCACTCGTCCGGTCGGTGGAGGTGCCCGAGACTTCGGACGTGAAGTCACCGCGTCTCTTCCATCCTGCCTGGGCGGTCGCCGCCGTCGCCTTCGTCGCCCTGGTCGGCGCCGCGGGCTTCCGCGCCACCCCGTCGGTCATGCTCCACCCGTTGCACGAGGAGTTCGGCTGGCCGTTGGCGACGATCTCCACCGCGGTCTCGGTCAACCTGATCCTGTACGGGCTCACCGCTCCCTTCGCCGCCGCGTTGATGGAGCGCTTCGGCATCCGCCGGGTGGTCGTCGCCGCCCTGCTGCTGGTCTCCGCCGGCAGTGGGCTGACCGTCTTCATGACCGCGAGATGGGAGCTCATCGCCACCTGGGGCGTACTGGTGGGGCTCGGCACCGGCTCGATGGCGCTCGCGTTCGTGGCGACCGTGACCGGCCGTTGGTTCGTCAAGCGTCGAGGGCTGGTGACCGGTGTGCTCACCGCCGGGGGTGCGGCCGGGCAGCTGGTCTTCCTGCCGGTGCTCGCCAACCTGGTGCAGGCGTACGACTGGCGGGTGGCCGCGCTGGTCGTGGCCGGGGCGGCGCTGCTCGTCGTACCGCTGGTGGTGATCTTCCTGCGGGAGCATCCCGCGGACCTCGGGTTGCCGATGTACGGCGGGACGGAGGTGGTCCGGCCCGAGCCGGCGACCGGTGGACCGAACGCGGCGGCGCGGGCGCTCTCCGGTCTGCGGATGGCGTCGCGTACCCGGGCGTTCTGGCTGCTCGCCGGGGGTTTCGCGATCTGCGGTGCGACCACGAACGGGCTGGTCGGCACGCATTTCATCCCGGCCGCGCACGATCACGGGGTGGCCGAGACGACGGCGGCGGGACTGCTCGCCCTGGTCGGTCTCTTCGACATCGTCGGCACGATCGCGTCCGGCTGGCTGACCGACCGGGTGGACAGCAGGTTGCTGCTCGGCGCCTACTACGCGCTGCGCGGGCTGTCGCTGCTGGTGCTGCCGAGCCTCTTCGCCGACGCCACCGGCCCGACGATGCTGGTGTTCATCATCTTCTACGGGTTGGACTGGGTGGCCACGGTACCCCCGACCGTGGTCCTCTGCCGGCAGTACTTCGGTGACCGGGGTGCGGTGGTCTTCGGTTGGGTGTTCGCCTCGCACCAGGTCGGAGCGGCGATCGCGGCCGCCGGTGCCGGCCTGATCCGCGACCGGCTCGGCGAGTACAACCTCGCCTGGTACGTGGCCGGCGGCCTGGCGATCGGCGCGGCGGCGCTCTCGCTGATGCTGAAGCGGCGGGAGCCCGAGCCGGTGCCGGTCGAGCCGGAGCCGGTGGTCAGTGCGGCCCCTCGTGCGTGGCGGTTGCGCCCCAGCGACAGCTAG
- a CDS encoding PQQ-dependent sugar dehydrogenase, which produces MLRRQSLGRICAAGTIAVLMPLTLTGAPAAARDDSRTGTSPAAAPARIQAAAVPLDQLTVSTTQVASGLQRPTAIFAPDDGSGRLLITEKPGTVRVYHPSTGLDPAPLLDITDRVSVSGNERGLLGIVTSPGFATSRALYVAYTSLPDGALTLSRFTLDTPGQHPVPAAREQILLTQPHIEFGNHNGGQLAFGPDGYLYWSLGDGGGADDVLNSGQNLNTLLGKILRLDVGRACAPLAYCVPAGNPFVGVANARPEIWAYGLRNPWRFSFDPADGSLWIADVGQGALEEVNHLPAGRAGANLGWSCREGTQVFNQARCPAGATFVEPVFTYRTSVDGCAIIGGHVYRGRQYADIAAGTYLATDYCSGTGFAIRPGSGGAYATRALGELTIQPTTLGLDAAGEIYLANDLPGQLHRVSFAALPPPLACAVTYRVDSQWGTGFTATLTLTNTGTQPVNGWTVSWAFAGNQRTGTFWNASGSQQGSTVTARNANWNGTVAPGASVTFGFLASGSGPNPPPTAFTLNGSPCA; this is translated from the coding sequence ATGCTGCGACGTCAATCGCTTGGCCGGATCTGCGCGGCCGGGACCATCGCCGTACTCATGCCCCTCACCCTCACCGGGGCACCCGCCGCCGCCCGCGACGACTCCCGGACCGGGACGTCACCGGCGGCCGCACCGGCCAGGATCCAGGCGGCGGCGGTGCCGCTCGACCAGCTCACCGTCAGCACCACCCAGGTCGCCTCCGGGCTCCAACGGCCGACCGCGATCTTCGCACCGGACGACGGCAGCGGCCGGTTGCTGATCACCGAGAAGCCGGGGACCGTCCGGGTCTACCACCCGAGCACCGGCCTCGACCCGGCGCCGCTGCTCGACATCACCGACCGGGTGTCGGTCTCGGGCAACGAACGTGGCCTGCTCGGCATCGTCACCTCACCCGGCTTCGCCACCAGCCGGGCGCTCTACGTCGCCTACACCAGCCTGCCCGACGGCGCACTCACCCTCTCCCGGTTCACCCTCGACACCCCCGGTCAGCACCCGGTGCCGGCCGCCCGGGAACAGATCCTGCTCACCCAGCCCCACATCGAGTTCGGCAACCACAACGGCGGGCAACTCGCCTTCGGCCCGGACGGTTACCTCTACTGGAGCCTCGGTGACGGCGGCGGCGCGGACGACGTACTCAACAGCGGACAGAACCTGAACACCCTGCTCGGCAAGATCCTGCGGCTGGACGTCGGCCGGGCCTGCGCGCCGCTGGCGTACTGCGTGCCGGCCGGTAACCCGTTCGTCGGGGTGGCCAACGCCCGACCGGAGATCTGGGCGTACGGGCTGCGCAACCCGTGGCGCTTCTCGTTCGACCCGGCCGACGGCTCGCTCTGGATCGCCGACGTCGGCCAGGGTGCGCTCGAGGAGGTCAACCACCTGCCCGCCGGGCGGGCCGGGGCGAACCTCGGCTGGTCCTGCCGGGAGGGCACGCAAGTCTTCAACCAGGCCCGCTGCCCGGCCGGGGCGACGTTCGTCGAGCCGGTCTTCACCTACCGCACCTCGGTCGACGGCTGCGCCATCATCGGCGGGCACGTCTACCGGGGCCGGCAGTACGCCGACATCGCCGCCGGCACCTACCTCGCCACCGACTACTGCTCCGGTACGGGCTTCGCGATCCGGCCGGGCAGCGGTGGGGCGTACGCCACCCGGGCGCTCGGTGAGCTCACCATCCAGCCGACCACGCTCGGGCTCGACGCGGCCGGTGAGATCTACCTCGCCAACGACCTCCCCGGCCAACTGCACCGGGTCTCGTTCGCCGCGCTGCCTCCGCCGCTCGCCTGCGCGGTCACCTACCGGGTCGACTCCCAGTGGGGGACCGGCTTCACCGCCACCCTGACCCTGACCAACACCGGCACCCAGCCGGTCAACGGCTGGACGGTGAGCTGGGCCTTCGCCGGCAACCAGCGGACCGGCACGTTCTGGAACGCGAGCGGCAGCCAGCAGGGCAGCACCGTCACCGCCCGTAACGCGAACTGGAACGGCACCGTCGCCCCGGGCGCCTCGGTGACCTTCGGCTTCCTGGCCAGCGGCAGTGGCCCCAACCCGCCACCGACCGCCTTCACCCTCAACGGCTCGCCCTGCGCCTGA
- a CDS encoding VWA domain-containing protein has protein sequence MTRADLPGGNRFRYGSWRGGPDPLAPPYDVRAAVDSVGAEVLAGGSLRDALRALLRGGPDGRAGLDDLLARARRMRREAMRRGNLDGAVTRAQALLDQALAAERDELRGRDDDAARFAEAVLDNLPGSTARAVEELDGYEWASDEARQAYQQILDGLRRDVLEQRFAGMRDALRSSAADPAARQQLGEMMHDLNDLLARHGRGEDTTDAFAEFMRRHGEFFPEQPGSTDELVDVLARRAAAGERLMRSLSDSQRAELAQLMESALGPDLAREMSALDSNLRGLRPDLAWDRRERVRGEQPLDYGQATGALAELAELDDLLDQLGQEHPGATLDEVDVEAVRRNLGRDAADDVRRLRDLERELRRQGWVTRDAEGLTLSPKALRRLGGTALRRVFADLGSGKRGEHDLRAAGAAGEVTGASRPWEYGDEQPLDVVRTVARAVRRGGGGVPVALAVEDFEVVETERRASAAVALCVDLSYSMISEGRWGPMKQTALALSHLVATRFPQDALQIIGFGREAATLSREELAAVEPDMVQGTNLQHALRLAGRHLRRHAGSEPVVLVVTDGEPTAHLDPDDGEAVFNWPPLRETIEATVVEVDALTRYGATMNLFMLGEDPGLRRFVDAVAKRSGGRVFTPSTEDLGQYVVADYLRVRRGRRR, from the coding sequence ATGACCCGCGCTGACCTGCCCGGCGGAAACCGGTTCCGGTACGGCTCCTGGCGGGGCGGTCCGGACCCGCTCGCCCCGCCGTACGACGTGCGTGCCGCGGTCGACTCCGTCGGTGCCGAGGTGCTGGCCGGGGGAAGCCTCCGGGACGCGCTGCGTGCCCTGCTGCGCGGTGGACCGGATGGTCGCGCCGGCCTCGACGACCTGCTCGCCCGGGCGCGGCGGATGCGTCGGGAGGCGATGCGTCGCGGCAACCTCGACGGCGCGGTCACCCGCGCGCAGGCCCTGCTCGACCAGGCGCTCGCGGCCGAGCGTGACGAACTGCGGGGTCGGGACGACGACGCTGCCCGGTTCGCCGAGGCGGTGCTCGACAACCTGCCCGGTTCCACCGCCCGTGCGGTCGAGGAACTGGACGGCTACGAGTGGGCCAGCGACGAGGCCCGGCAGGCGTACCAGCAGATTCTCGACGGGCTCCGTCGGGACGTACTCGAACAGCGGTTCGCCGGGATGCGCGACGCGCTCCGCTCGTCGGCCGCCGACCCGGCTGCCCGGCAGCAGCTGGGCGAGATGATGCACGACCTGAACGACCTGCTCGCCCGACACGGTCGGGGTGAGGACACCACCGACGCGTTCGCCGAGTTCATGCGCCGGCACGGTGAGTTCTTCCCGGAGCAGCCCGGGTCGACCGACGAGCTGGTGGACGTACTCGCCCGGCGGGCCGCCGCCGGGGAACGGCTGATGCGTTCGCTCTCCGACAGTCAGCGGGCCGAACTGGCCCAGCTGATGGAGTCGGCGCTCGGCCCGGACCTGGCCCGGGAGATGTCCGCGCTCGACAGCAACCTGCGCGGGCTCCGCCCGGACCTGGCCTGGGACCGGCGGGAGCGGGTGCGCGGGGAGCAGCCGCTCGACTACGGGCAGGCGACCGGGGCGCTCGCCGAGCTGGCCGAGCTGGACGACCTGCTGGACCAGCTCGGGCAGGAACATCCGGGGGCGACCCTGGACGAGGTGGACGTGGAGGCGGTCCGGCGCAACCTGGGCCGGGACGCCGCCGACGACGTACGCCGCCTGCGTGACCTGGAGCGGGAGCTGCGCCGGCAGGGCTGGGTGACGCGGGACGCCGAGGGCCTGACACTGAGCCCGAAGGCACTGCGCCGCCTCGGTGGCACCGCCCTGCGTCGGGTCTTCGCCGACCTCGGTTCCGGCAAACGTGGGGAACACGACCTGCGCGCGGCTGGTGCGGCCGGCGAGGTCACCGGGGCCTCCCGGCCCTGGGAGTACGGCGACGAGCAGCCGCTCGACGTGGTGCGCACGGTCGCCCGCGCGGTACGTCGTGGCGGCGGCGGGGTGCCGGTCGCGCTGGCGGTCGAGGACTTCGAGGTGGTGGAGACGGAGCGGCGCGCTTCGGCGGCGGTGGCGCTCTGTGTCGACCTCTCCTACTCGATGATCTCGGAGGGGCGGTGGGGTCCGATGAAGCAGACCGCGCTGGCCCTCTCGCACCTGGTGGCGACCCGGTTCCCGCAGGACGCGTTGCAGATCATCGGCTTCGGTCGGGAGGCGGCGACGCTCTCCCGGGAGGAGTTGGCGGCGGTCGAGCCGGACATGGTGCAGGGGACCAACCTCCAGCACGCGTTGCGGCTGGCCGGGCGGCACCTGCGCCGGCATGCGGGCAGCGAGCCGGTGGTGCTGGTGGTGACCGACGGTGAGCCGACCGCGCACCTGGACCCGGACGACGGCGAGGCGGTGTTCAACTGGCCGCCGCTGCGGGAGACGATCGAGGCCACCGTGGTCGAGGTCGACGCCCTGACCCGGTATGGCGCCACGATGAATCTCTTCATGCTCGGCGAGGATCCCGGTCTGCGCCGGTTCGTCGACGCGGTGGCGAAGCGTTCCGGTGGGCGGGTCTTCACCCCGTCGACCGAGGACCTGGGCCAGTACGTGGTCGCCGACTACCTGCGGGTCCGTCGGGGTCGTCGGCGCTGA
- a CDS encoding caspase, EACC1-associated type has product MSTRPSAGRYALLVATGEYADPSLDRLRAPQQDVTRLAAVLADPAIGDFTVRTLSDAPEREVRAAIEDLLTDRSDSDLVLLYFSCHGIVDPYHRLYFAASDTVRTRPASTAISRSFVNEQFEACRASAKVLILDCCFAGAFAEGFKSAPQGALDCQVGRGYVVLSACDSYEYAFESDELVASAPRGSIFTDVLIEGLVTGDADLDGDGLVGVDELFRYVHDGVVRRRPEQQPKYSAYNAEPHIYLATVPPVAAVPAPTAVTGPSKVGGPPAVTSYNQHQAIVARGFRVGAELVRRTYGPFGRRMLVEDERGGLHEVADASGIVRLLAGGDTRDRLGSGYLRELVEGIRHRVGDGATTGVVLAQSMLDSASDALRAGANPVALRRGISAAVADVAIELAGLAVPVRTRAELRALATIAAGDELVGDLVAEAVDRVGRDGVIRVEASNLFGLELELTEGMSLRAGHVSPAFVTDQEEGEAVLDEPYLLLVDDRISGAEELLPLLTAVQREGRPLAVFAHEIRDTALGVLVLEKKARRLLSPVAVALPWPAGQRTEALADLAALTGATVVGGGSGPRLADATPDVLGRARRVVTTRSEAVVLAGPDTAEPIVRRYRPPRNEPGPGDATGPVSAERMSRVVGGVAVIKVGEVTVEQRQVRRRQIDHAVRNAKTAAEWGVVAGGGAALLGVHRRLAGRSTAPVPRQRGDDEALGYALVVDALPAPFEELLRSAGRDPTGVPEDLAYRGPGVTFDVVGGRYVVARDAGIIDAAATVREAVTAAAGIVTRYLMLG; this is encoded by the coding sequence GTGTCGACTAGGCCATCGGCTGGCCGGTACGCCCTGCTGGTCGCGACCGGCGAGTACGCCGACCCCTCCCTCGACCGGCTGCGTGCGCCGCAGCAGGACGTCACGCGGCTCGCCGCCGTACTCGCCGACCCGGCGATCGGCGACTTCACCGTCCGTACGCTGAGCGACGCCCCGGAACGTGAGGTGCGCGCCGCGATCGAGGACCTGCTCACCGACCGCAGCGACAGCGACCTGGTCCTGCTCTACTTCTCCTGCCACGGGATCGTCGATCCCTACCACCGGCTCTACTTCGCCGCCAGCGACACCGTCCGGACCCGCCCGGCGAGCACCGCCATCTCCCGCTCCTTCGTCAACGAGCAGTTCGAGGCGTGCCGGGCCTCGGCCAAGGTGCTGATCCTCGACTGCTGCTTCGCGGGCGCGTTCGCCGAGGGATTCAAGAGCGCACCGCAGGGCGCGCTCGACTGCCAGGTCGGCCGGGGGTATGTCGTACTCAGCGCGTGTGACAGCTACGAGTACGCGTTCGAGTCCGACGAACTGGTCGCGTCGGCACCCCGTGGTTCGATCTTCACGGACGTACTGATCGAGGGGCTGGTCACCGGCGACGCCGATCTCGACGGCGACGGCCTGGTCGGTGTCGACGAACTCTTCCGCTACGTGCACGACGGGGTGGTACGTCGCCGGCCCGAGCAGCAGCCGAAGTACAGCGCCTACAACGCCGAGCCGCACATCTACCTCGCCACCGTGCCACCGGTCGCCGCCGTGCCGGCCCCGACCGCCGTCACCGGTCCGTCGAAGGTCGGTGGCCCACCGGCGGTCACCTCGTACAACCAGCACCAGGCGATCGTGGCGCGGGGCTTCCGGGTCGGTGCGGAACTGGTCCGGCGCACCTACGGGCCGTTCGGCCGGCGGATGCTGGTCGAGGACGAGCGCGGTGGGCTGCACGAGGTGGCGGACGCCAGCGGCATCGTCCGGTTGCTGGCCGGCGGGGACACCCGGGACAGGCTCGGCAGCGGTTACCTGCGCGAACTCGTGGAAGGGATCCGGCACCGGGTCGGCGACGGCGCCACCACCGGCGTCGTGCTGGCCCAGTCCATGCTGGACTCCGCCTCCGACGCGCTGCGGGCCGGTGCCAATCCGGTGGCGCTGCGACGCGGGATCTCCGCCGCCGTGGCGGACGTGGCGATCGAACTGGCCGGTCTCGCGGTGCCCGTACGCACCAGGGCGGAGCTGCGTGCGCTCGCCACCATCGCCGCCGGCGACGAACTCGTCGGCGACCTGGTCGCGGAGGCGGTCGACCGGGTCGGCCGGGACGGGGTGATCCGGGTCGAGGCGAGCAACCTGTTCGGCCTCGAACTCGAGTTGACCGAGGGGATGAGCCTGCGGGCGGGACACGTGTCACCGGCCTTCGTGACCGACCAGGAGGAGGGGGAGGCGGTGCTCGACGAGCCGTACCTCCTCCTGGTCGACGACCGGATCTCCGGGGCGGAGGAACTGCTGCCACTGTTGACGGCGGTGCAACGGGAGGGCCGGCCGCTGGCGGTCTTCGCCCACGAGATCCGGGACACGGCGCTCGGCGTGCTGGTCCTGGAGAAGAAGGCCCGGCGGCTGCTCAGCCCGGTCGCGGTGGCCCTGCCCTGGCCGGCCGGGCAGCGTACCGAGGCGCTGGCCGATCTCGCCGCGCTGACCGGCGCGACCGTGGTCGGGGGTGGCTCCGGGCCGCGCCTCGCGGATGCGACGCCGGACGTGCTGGGCCGGGCCCGGCGGGTGGTCACGACCCGCAGCGAGGCGGTCGTGCTCGCCGGGCCCGACACCGCGGAACCGATCGTCCGCCGCTACCGGCCGCCGCGGAACGAGCCGGGGCCGGGCGACGCCACCGGACCGGTGTCGGCGGAGCGGATGTCCCGGGTGGTCGGTGGGGTCGCCGTGATCAAGGTCGGCGAGGTGACCGTGGAGCAGCGTCAGGTGCGCCGCCGCCAGATCGACCACGCGGTCCGCAACGCGAAGACGGCGGCGGAGTGGGGGGTGGTAGCGGGCGGCGGCGCGGCACTGCTCGGCGTACACCGCCGGCTCGCCGGTCGCTCCACCGCTCCGGTGCCCCGGCAGCGTGGCGACGACGAGGCGCTCGGTTACGCGCTGGTGGTCGACGCGCTCCCGGCGCCCTTCGAGGAGTTGCTGCGCAGCGCCGGCCGCGATCCCACCGGAGTGCCGGAGGATCTGGCGTACCGGGGCCCGGGCGTCACCTTCGACGTGGTGGGCGGGCGTTACGTGGTGGCCCGGGATGCCGGCATCATCGACGCCGCCGCCACCGTACGGGAGGCGGTGACCGCGGCGGCCGGCATCGTCACCCGGTATCTCATGCTCGGTTGA
- a CDS encoding DUF427 domain-containing protein, whose protein sequence is MPKAIWNDQVIAESTDTVVVEGNHYFPRAALRDDLLRESDTHTICPWKGQASYYSLSYDGKESQDAVWYYPEPLPAAEQIRDRVAFWKDVQVVD, encoded by the coding sequence GTGCCGAAAGCCATCTGGAACGACCAGGTCATCGCCGAAAGTACGGACACAGTCGTCGTCGAGGGCAACCACTACTTCCCACGCGCCGCGTTGCGGGACGATCTGCTGCGCGAATCCGACACTCACACCATCTGCCCCTGGAAGGGACAGGCCTCCTACTACTCCCTGTCGTACGACGGCAAGGAAAGTCAGGACGCCGTCTGGTACTACCCCGAACCACTCCCCGCCGCCGAGCAGATCCGCGACCGGGTCGCCTTCTGGAAGGACGTCCAGGTCGTCGACTGA
- a CDS encoding GlxA family transcriptional regulator, protein MRKNPAMSSRQHRIAVLALDHVVGLDLGTPSQIFGTARDAEGRRCYRVDACTPGGLPVRSTAGFQVLPDHGLELLEQADTIIVPGVHAGPALDEGVLAPEVHQALNTAYERGARIMSICTGAFVLAAAGLLDGRPATTHWAYAEQFRRRHPDVRLAPEVLFVDDGNLLTSAGVAAGIDLCLHVIRTDHGSAVANRSARRCVVPPWRDGGQAQYIERPVPRVSDASTATTRQWAQQRLHEPLTLRQLAGHASMSVRTFTRRFRAETGLSPARWLLQQRTDHARQLLETTDLPVDQVAQQSGFGTAAALRQQLHQHIGVSPTAYRRTFRHAASVD, encoded by the coding sequence ATGCGCAAGAATCCGGCCATGTCGTCGCGTCAGCACCGGATCGCCGTACTCGCCCTCGACCATGTCGTCGGCCTCGACCTCGGCACCCCGTCGCAGATCTTCGGAACCGCCCGGGACGCCGAGGGGCGCCGGTGCTACCGGGTCGACGCCTGCACCCCCGGCGGTCTGCCGGTACGCAGCACCGCCGGCTTCCAGGTGCTGCCCGACCACGGGCTGGAGCTGCTGGAGCAGGCGGACACCATCATCGTGCCCGGAGTCCACGCCGGCCCGGCGCTGGACGAAGGGGTGCTCGCTCCGGAAGTGCACCAGGCACTGAACACGGCGTACGAACGCGGCGCCCGGATCATGTCGATCTGCACCGGAGCCTTCGTGCTCGCCGCCGCCGGGCTGCTCGACGGGCGGCCGGCAACCACCCACTGGGCGTACGCGGAGCAGTTCCGGCGCCGGCATCCGGACGTACGGCTCGCCCCCGAGGTCCTCTTCGTCGACGACGGCAACCTGCTCACCTCGGCCGGGGTAGCCGCCGGGATCGACCTCTGCCTGCACGTCATCCGGACCGACCACGGCAGCGCGGTGGCGAACCGCTCCGCCCGCCGGTGCGTGGTGCCGCCGTGGCGTGACGGCGGCCAGGCACAGTACATCGAGCGCCCGGTCCCCCGGGTCTCCGACGCGAGCACCGCCACCACCCGACAGTGGGCCCAGCAACGCCTGCACGAGCCGCTGACCCTGCGCCAGCTCGCCGGTCACGCCAGCATGAGCGTACGGACCTTCACCCGGCGGTTCCGTGCCGAGACCGGCCTCAGCCCGGCCCGTTGGCTGCTCCAGCAGCGCACCGACCACGCCCGACAACTCCTGGAGACCACCGACCTGCCGGTGGACCAGGTGGCCCAGCAGTCCGGCTTCGGTACGGCCGCAGCCCTGCGCCAGCAACTGCACCAGCACATCGGCGTCTCGCCGACCGCCTACCGCCGCACCTTCCGTCACGCGGCTTCGGTCGACTGA
- a CDS encoding SAM-dependent methyltransferase: MSLWLHELSEAEHRILNPFTHEKLMLLGAASRVGPQSRVLDLACGKGELLCRWAQGYGIRGHGVDISEVFLTAASKRAAELGVSDRVSFQYGDAAEYRAEASGYDVVSCLGATWIGGGLAGTIELMRRAVRPNGLLLVGEPYWIDPPPPGAYGAYGFGVDDFTSLSGTLDRFEAAGTDLVEVVHADADSWDRYVAQQWWTLTEWLRAYPHDPRAQQVRDFRDLSRRWHLEYGRRYFGWAVFVLRPTLAAGR, encoded by the coding sequence ATGTCGCTTTGGTTGCACGAGCTGTCGGAGGCGGAGCACCGCATCCTCAACCCGTTCACCCACGAGAAGCTGATGCTGCTCGGGGCGGCCAGCCGGGTGGGCCCACAGAGTCGGGTCCTCGACCTCGCCTGCGGCAAGGGCGAGCTGCTCTGCCGCTGGGCCCAGGGGTACGGCATCCGTGGGCACGGGGTGGACATCAGCGAGGTGTTCCTGACCGCCGCGAGCAAACGCGCCGCCGAACTGGGCGTGAGTGACCGGGTCAGCTTCCAGTACGGTGACGCCGCCGAGTACCGGGCCGAGGCGAGCGGCTACGACGTCGTCTCCTGTCTCGGCGCGACCTGGATCGGCGGTGGACTCGCCGGCACCATCGAGCTGATGCGTCGGGCCGTACGTCCGAACGGGCTGCTGCTGGTCGGCGAGCCGTACTGGATCGACCCGCCACCTCCCGGGGCGTACGGGGCGTACGGCTTCGGGGTGGACGACTTCACCTCGCTGAGCGGCACCCTGGACCGCTTCGAGGCGGCCGGCACCGATCTGGTCGAGGTGGTGCACGCCGACGCGGACAGCTGGGACCGGTACGTGGCCCAGCAGTGGTGGACGCTGACCGAGTGGCTGCGCGCCTACCCGCACGATCCCCGCGCCCAGCAGGTACGCGACTTCCGGGACCTGTCCCGCCGCTGGCACCTGGAGTACGGTCGCCGCTACTTCGGCTGGGCGGTCTTCGTGCTCCGGCCGACCCTCGCTGCGGGGCGGTAG